From the genome of Sphingobacterium sp. UGAL515B_05:
GGTACAGGGAACGGATGCAAGATTGTCACTATCCGGATATCCCTGCCGGTATGCTGTTCTTTCCGCTCGAAAATTGCCTCAAACATGCAAAAATTGATGCAAAGAACCCGGTCGAGATGCAGCTTACAGCGGTTGAATCGGGCATCAGTCTCCGCTGCCAAAATCACTGGTCGCCTAAGAAAAGTGATATCAATTCAGAAACTGGTTTTGCCCTGCTCGATGCCAAACTGAAGCAGGTAGATTATAAGTCCACGGTGAAAAAACTGCTGCGTGACGATATTTTTACTGTACATATTAACCTTGATTTTACCAACCGAAAATGAACAAACTCAATTACCGCTTATTGATTGTCGACGACGATCCGGATTCGCTGTTATACATCCTGATGCAGTTACACGACCTGCCCTTTATCCACGAAGATATCGGCATTGTCAGCAGTCCCGAGCAGGCAATGACCTATCTGAAAGAGAACGAAGTGGATATTCTGATGCTCGACATGGACCTTGGTCAGGCTGGCGTAAACGGGATCCAGCTAGCCGGGATGATTGCCAACCCGCCGGTGATGGTGGCCTGCTCGGCCTATCCCAGCTACGTATTTGAGGCCAATGAGGCAGGCATATGTGCTTATCTGAGCAAGATAACAAGTTTTAAAATTTTAAAGACCATCATGGAGGAAGTTGTGGGCATTGTCGACCGCAAAGCAGAACAGCAGAGCCGGGATATACAGAGCCTTACGATGAAAACCCTGCAAAATGAAATCGTCCTGATCGAGGTCGGGGACATCTATTACGCCAGTGTGGAACTGGGCGAGCTACAGATCGTTTTGGAAGCGGAGAGCCATCGATTTAATACGAAACTGCACCAACTGCAGTCAAAGCTGTCTGTACAAAACTTTGCCCGACCGCGCCTCAATACACTGGTCAATTTGGCCAAAGTGGACTTGGTGCGTCCAAACGAGCTCTATCTCATAAAACCGCGAAATGGAATGGCTATTTCGATTACGCGGGCATATCGGGCAAATTTTAACCATCGCTTTGAAGTGTACAGACAGAACAACAGATAAAAGGGTATGGCTGCCCGCATTTCATGGTGTCGACCATTGAAATTTTATATGACAAAATTGGATGAAATCGTACAATTGCTTCGGCAGATCAACGAAAGACTGTCCTGCACTGGCCATCACCTGCTGCCAACAGAAAATAAGGATAGGGGATGGAAGGTAGATGAGCTGATGACCCGCATGGCTGTGGTGTCGCGCCTGGGAATCTCTGAACGCACCTACAACCGCTGGGTAAAAGCGGGTATTCTTATACCGATTTGCCTGGGTAACAAGCATTATTACCGCGAGCAGGATCTGCAGGAGGCGATCAAGCGCAGCATCAATAAAGGATTGATCTAATAGGTTGTTTTAAAGGCTGATTCGCAAAGGAATTAGCCTTTTTGCTTCGAAGAAATAGAGTATATCGTGCCCCTGTAAAACGAATATATAGTCTAATAGAAAGTGCAAATCTAGATTTCGCGCAGGATTTTAATATTTTCATGGGCTTCACGCTGCTGGCTCAGCTGAATCTGGATTAGATTTTTGGCCCCTATGGAGAGCTTATTTTCCTCTGCTAGCGCTTTGTTGTAAACCTCTCGGAAAGCCGTCTCGCCCCGATCACAATGCTCCAATAAATCTTGCATATTACCGCCCGATAATTTTGATTTGATGACCATCCACAGCCGAAAAAGCTCGCCGCTTAATTTGGTCCGGTCAGTGGCGTACTGGCCGGCAAACTCAACAAGGGGACTGAGTTCTGCAATAAATTTT
Proteins encoded in this window:
- a CDS encoding LytTR family DNA-binding domain-containing protein, whose translation is MNKLNYRLLIVDDDPDSLLYILMQLHDLPFIHEDIGIVSSPEQAMTYLKENEVDILMLDMDLGQAGVNGIQLAGMIANPPVMVACSAYPSYVFEANEAGICAYLSKITSFKILKTIMEEVVGIVDRKAEQQSRDIQSLTMKTLQNEIVLIEVGDIYYASVELGELQIVLEAESHRFNTKLHQLQSKLSVQNFARPRLNTLVNLAKVDLVRPNELYLIKPRNGMAISITRAYRANFNHRFEVYRQNNR
- a CDS encoding helix-turn-helix domain-containing protein codes for the protein MAARISWCRPLKFYMTKLDEIVQLLRQINERLSCTGHHLLPTENKDRGWKVDELMTRMAVVSRLGISERTYNRWVKAGILIPICLGNKHYYREQDLQEAIKRSINKGLI
- a CDS encoding PA2169 family four-helix-bundle protein translates to MKRNQNDPNILNDLIKINNDRIEGYELAIDLANEQGEGAREAVFRQFIGQSEKFIAELSPLVEFAGQYATDRTKLSGELFRLWMVIKSKLSGGNMQDLLEHCDRGETAFREVYNKALAEENKLSIGAKNLIQIQLSQQREAHENIKILREI